A section of the bacterium genome encodes:
- a CDS encoding class I SAM-dependent methyltransferase: protein MSTSSTLMLPHEYRRMFEAESLHWWYRALRAWIAANLRRHLPAGSRVLDAGCGTGATLALLQALRYRSVGFDLALAGLQFAAGREQLRGKLCCASVVKLPVPDCSFDAVISSDVLYLLPDEQEAAALAEMRRTLKPGGLLLLNLPAYEWLRGEHDQAVATQRRYTARSLQQKLQAAGFEILRLEYRYLIFLPALVLVRRLWRSGRREAAAASSDLSLNHGLLNVWFTCLIRLEERLGQFIRRPFGSSVSAVAKVPR from the coding sequence ATGTCGACTTCCTCCACCCTCATGCTCCCCCACGAGTACCGCCGCATGTTCGAGGCGGAGAGTTTACACTGGTGGTATCGCGCACTGCGGGCATGGATCGCAGCCAATCTGCGCCGGCACCTTCCCGCCGGCAGCCGCGTGTTGGACGCCGGCTGCGGCACCGGCGCCACCCTGGCGCTGCTGCAGGCGCTGCGCTACCGTTCGGTGGGATTTGATTTGGCCCTTGCCGGATTGCAGTTCGCCGCCGGCCGCGAGCAATTGCGCGGCAAATTGTGCTGCGCCTCGGTGGTGAAGCTGCCGGTTCCCGACTGCAGTTTTGATGCCGTCATCAGCTCGGATGTGCTGTATCTGTTGCCTGATGAGCAAGAGGCAGCGGCACTCGCGGAAATGCGGCGGACGCTGAAGCCGGGAGGCCTCCTGCTGCTTAATCTGCCGGCGTACGAGTGGCTGCGCGGCGAGCATGACCAGGCGGTGGCGACACAGCGGCGCTACACCGCCCGCAGCCTGCAGCAAAAACTCCAAGCTGCCGGTTTTGAGATTCTGCGGCTGGAGTATCGCTATCTGATCTTTCTGCCCGCTCTCGTGCTGGTTCGCCGCCTTTGGCGCAGCGGTCGCCGTGAAGCGGCGGCGGCCAGCTCGGATCTCTCCCTCAATCACGGCCTGCTCAACGTCTGGTTCACCTGCTTGATTCGGTTGGAGGAACGGCTGGGTCAGTTTATCCGCCGGCCGTTTGGCAGCTCAGTGAGCGCCGTCGCGAAAGTTCCACGTTGA
- a CDS encoding O-antigen ligase family protein: protein MEPFLFKSKIVVVVLCALVLIVGYVVAPNRRRFLLAYGTVTAGFQIEMLLTFFGAGVTLSYLAFLALLIQSFIEPRRDLPHPKPRVLWPWLGLLLFSALAVSKAIDAEMARATFVLFSFDLIMFFAVLRTVKTPGDIRYYVGCLMAAVLVQGVLGLLQYKIPFFKIGIIDHYQSYMWWRAKGTFFHPNHLGMFFLLMLPIVARYLIAAMAERNVKWITYGFATFGIGFVALLATYNRGSWGGLIFGLLIMLAVDFTNRGVKIRRVMSNLLALAFLLGGLLSIKFAPKIYDRVFQDDAEGQLEGRGQQIEETIPLIMQNPIVGVGYNNDRFHASVIFVHNVYMLIAAETGLLGLACFLWFLLEIFREIWAVSRSAVLYAANYARGALASLLGFSLASWVGPDFWINYGVQSYFWLLLALLYSVSRLKRVVLFKQKQAVLAQKKQTALATS, encoded by the coding sequence ATGGAACCTTTTCTGTTCAAGTCCAAGATCGTCGTTGTCGTGCTCTGCGCCTTGGTGTTGATCGTCGGCTATGTGGTCGCGCCCAATCGCCGCCGTTTCCTGTTGGCGTATGGCACGGTGACCGCCGGCTTCCAGATCGAGATGCTGCTGACCTTCTTCGGCGCCGGCGTCACCCTCAGTTACCTGGCTTTTCTCGCCTTGTTGATCCAGTCGTTCATCGAACCCCGGCGTGACCTGCCCCACCCCAAGCCGCGCGTGCTGTGGCCGTGGCTCGGGCTGCTGCTGTTCTCTGCGCTGGCGGTCAGCAAAGCCATTGACGCCGAGATGGCGCGCGCTACGTTCGTCCTGTTCAGTTTTGATCTCATCATGTTCTTTGCGGTGTTGCGCACGGTGAAGACGCCCGGCGACATCCGCTACTACGTCGGCTGTCTCATGGCTGCGGTGCTGGTGCAGGGCGTGCTCGGGTTGCTGCAATACAAAATTCCCTTCTTCAAAATCGGCATCATCGATCATTATCAATCCTACATGTGGTGGCGGGCGAAAGGCACGTTTTTCCATCCCAACCATCTGGGCATGTTCTTCCTGCTCATGCTGCCGATCGTGGCGCGCTACCTCATCGCCGCCATGGCGGAGCGCAATGTGAAGTGGATCACTTATGGCTTTGCCACCTTCGGCATCGGCTTCGTGGCGCTGCTCGCCACCTACAATCGCGGCTCGTGGGGCGGATTGATTTTCGGCCTGCTGATCATGCTGGCGGTGGATTTCACCAACCGCGGGGTGAAGATCCGGCGGGTGATGTCGAATCTGCTGGCGCTGGCTTTTTTGCTCGGCGGCTTGCTGTCGATCAAGTTTGCGCCGAAAATCTACGATCGCGTTTTCCAGGACGACGCGGAAGGTCAGCTCGAAGGCCGGGGCCAGCAGATCGAGGAAACCATTCCGCTGATCATGCAAAATCCCATTGTCGGCGTGGGCTACAACAATGACCGCTTCCATGCCTCGGTCATTTTCGTGCACAACGTCTACATGCTGATTGCCGCGGAAACCGGCCTGCTCGGTTTGGCCTGCTTTCTGTGGTTTCTCCTGGAAATCTTCCGGGAGATTTGGGCCGTGAGCCGATCGGCGGTGCTGTACGCCGCGAATTATGCTCGCGGCGCGCTCGCCAGCCTGCTGGGCTTCAGTCTGGCTTCCTGGGTCGGCCCGGATTTTTGGATCAATTACGGCGTGCAATCCTACTTCTGGCTGTTGCTGGCTCTGCTGTACAGCGTCAGCCGGTTGAAACGCGTGGTGCTGTTCAAACAAAAACAGGCAGTCTTGGCGCAGAAGAAACAGACGGCGCTCGCAACTTCATGA
- a CDS encoding carbamoyltransferase, which yields MAVLSITQGHDTGAVIVKDGRMLAAISEERLSRIKMDTQFPTRSMQAVMEIAGVPPEEIKHVVIPELRKGEDIFKNLFPKYPQSVFAGANGELKFGDRVRQVAMSGSLLMKTYPRMAVLYRRYEKRLREMFPHAQLHRVEHHVTHAASAYYTSGFEKAIVITGDAWGDFVSTMICVGAGKKMTPVHRCYYPNSLGHYYQSLTNWLGFRGGRHEGKILGLAAFGNPQSPVYDEIKGMLVCEGLDVHAPGMMGKIWHKKMPFAKSSMMSRLVANYKREDIAAAFQRRFEEVVTTLVRNAMAQFQIDNICLAGGIFANVKLNQRVFEVPGVKRIYIFPNMGDGGVCAGGALYYDINQNGSRGSALPHAYLGPNYTEKQMEKALRDKGVPFEYHKDIEVKIAELLMQNKVVARFNGAMEYGPRALGNRSILYPAVDPAVNKWLNERLKRTEFMPFAPVTLMEEAHRCYKNLSGAEFPARFMTITFDCTDFMRTKSPAAVHVDNTARPQLIDEKTNPSYYRIVQEYFKLSGIPSVVNTSFNMHEEPIVCSPSDAIRAFQLGHLDYLAIGPFLVKGQNQN from the coding sequence ATGGCCGTATTATCCATCACCCAAGGTCACGACACCGGCGCTGTCATCGTCAAAGATGGACGAATGCTGGCCGCAATCAGTGAGGAGCGCCTGTCGCGCATCAAAATGGACACGCAATTCCCGACGCGCTCCATGCAAGCCGTGATGGAGATCGCCGGCGTGCCGCCCGAAGAGATCAAGCATGTCGTGATTCCGGAACTGCGCAAGGGCGAGGACATTTTCAAAAACCTGTTTCCGAAATATCCCCAAAGCGTCTTTGCCGGCGCCAACGGTGAGCTGAAGTTCGGCGATCGCGTGCGGCAAGTCGCCATGTCCGGCAGCCTGCTGATGAAGACCTACCCGCGCATGGCAGTGTTGTATCGCCGCTATGAAAAGCGTTTGCGTGAAATGTTTCCGCATGCCCAGCTTCACCGCGTCGAGCATCACGTCACGCATGCCGCCTCTGCCTATTACACCAGCGGTTTCGAAAAAGCGATCGTGATCACCGGCGATGCCTGGGGCGATTTCGTGTCCACGATGATCTGCGTCGGCGCAGGCAAGAAGATGACGCCGGTGCATCGCTGCTACTATCCCAATTCGCTCGGGCACTATTATCAAAGTCTGACCAACTGGCTCGGCTTTCGCGGCGGCCGGCACGAGGGCAAGATTTTGGGCCTGGCGGCGTTCGGCAATCCGCAGTCGCCGGTGTATGATGAAATCAAGGGCATGCTGGTGTGCGAAGGGCTGGACGTGCATGCGCCCGGCATGATGGGAAAAATCTGGCACAAAAAAATGCCCTTTGCCAAAAGCAGCATGATGAGCCGGCTGGTCGCCAACTACAAACGCGAAGACATTGCTGCCGCGTTTCAACGCCGCTTCGAAGAAGTGGTGACCACCCTGGTGCGCAATGCGATGGCGCAATTCCAGATCGACAACATCTGCCTGGCGGGCGGCATTTTCGCGAATGTGAAATTGAACCAGCGGGTGTTCGAAGTGCCGGGCGTGAAGCGCATCTACATCTTCCCCAACATGGGAGATGGCGGTGTCTGCGCCGGCGGCGCGCTCTATTACGACATCAACCAAAACGGCTCGCGCGGCAGCGCCCTGCCGCACGCTTATCTCGGCCCGAATTACACCGAGAAGCAGATGGAAAAAGCCTTGCGTGACAAGGGCGTGCCCTTCGAATATCACAAGGACATCGAAGTCAAGATCGCCGAGCTGCTCATGCAAAACAAAGTGGTGGCGCGCTTCAACGGCGCAATGGAGTATGGCCCGCGCGCGCTCGGCAACCGCTCGATCCTGTATCCCGCGGTCGATCCCGCGGTAAACAAATGGCTGAATGAGCGCCTGAAACGCACCGAATTCATGCCGTTCGCGCCGGTCACCTTGATGGAAGAAGCGCACCGCTGCTACAAAAATCTCAGCGGCGCCGAATTTCCGGCGCGCTTCATGACCATCACCTTCGACTGTACCGACTTCATGCGCACCAAATCGCCGGCTGCCGTGCACGTGGACAATACCGCGCGGCCGCAACTGATCGACGAAAAGACCAATCCCAGCTACTATCGCATCGTGCAGGAGTATTTCAAGCTTTCCGGCATTCCGAGCGTGGTCAACACCAGCTTCAATATGCACGAGGAACCGATTGTCTGCTCGCCGTCCGACGCGATTCGCGCGTTCCAGCTTGGCCACCTCGATTACCTGGCGATCGGCCCCTTCCTGGTCAAGGGCCAGAATCAGAACTGA
- a CDS encoding DegT/DnrJ/EryC1/StrS family aminotransferase — translation MTGPRMNVPFLDMARQHAALKTEIEAALARVCNRAWFILGEELQAFEQEFAAYLGARHGVGVGSGTEALHLALLACGVQPGDEVITVPNTAVPTISAISFANATPVLVDIDPVTFTMNVAQVEAAITARTKVLLPVHLYGQTADLAPLLEIARRHNLRVVEDACQAHGATYGLRKAGTCGDVGCFSFYPSKNLGAYGDAGFVCTDQPEIAERLRLLRNYGQTRRYHHLSKGFNSRLDELQAAILRTKLPHLDHWNARRQELAQRYDALLQGLPLRLPQRAPYGRHVFHLYVVRTPQRDQLCAFLAERGVQTIIHYPVPVHLQEAYRDLNLAAGSLPEAEQAAREIVSLPLYPEMQSEELEFVAAGMQEFHQKH, via the coding sequence ATTACTGGCCCAAGGATGAATGTTCCCTTTCTTGACATGGCGCGCCAGCATGCGGCGCTGAAGACCGAGATTGAAGCAGCCCTGGCGCGTGTGTGCAACCGCGCCTGGTTCATTTTAGGCGAGGAATTGCAGGCATTCGAGCAGGAGTTTGCCGCCTATCTCGGCGCACGCCACGGCGTGGGCGTCGGCTCCGGCACCGAAGCGCTGCACCTGGCCTTGCTGGCTTGCGGCGTGCAACCCGGCGATGAAGTCATCACCGTGCCCAACACCGCGGTGCCCACCATTTCCGCCATTTCCTTCGCCAATGCCACGCCGGTGTTGGTGGATATCGATCCCGTCACCTTCACCATGAACGTGGCGCAGGTGGAGGCCGCGATCACCGCGCGCACGAAAGTGTTGCTGCCGGTGCATCTTTACGGCCAGACCGCTGATCTCGCGCCACTGCTGGAAATCGCGCGGCGGCACAATCTGCGGGTGGTGGAAGATGCCTGCCAGGCGCACGGCGCCACCTACGGACTTCGCAAGGCCGGAACCTGCGGGGACGTGGGCTGCTTCAGCTTTTATCCCAGCAAGAACCTGGGCGCCTACGGCGACGCCGGATTCGTCTGCACGGATCAGCCCGAAATCGCCGAGCGGTTGCGTTTGTTGCGCAACTACGGCCAGACCCGGCGCTATCATCACCTTTCCAAAGGTTTCAACAGCCGGTTGGACGAGCTGCAAGCCGCAATCTTGCGCACGAAGCTGCCGCACCTCGATCATTGGAACGCGCGCCGGCAGGAACTGGCGCAGCGCTATGATGCGCTGCTGCAAGGCCTGCCTCTGCGGCTGCCGCAGCGCGCGCCCTACGGCCGGCATGTCTTTCATCTTTACGTGGTACGCACGCCGCAGCGCGATCAGCTCTGTGCGTTTCTGGCGGAGCGCGGCGTGCAGACCATCATTCACTATCCCGTGCCGGTGCATCTGCAGGAAGCGTATCGCGATCTCAATCTCGCGGCCGGCTCCCTGCCGGAAGCCGAGCAGGCCGCGCGCGAAATCGTCTCGCTGCCGCTCTATCCCGAGATGCAATCAGAAGAGCTCGAATTCGTCGCGGCCGGCATGCAGGAGTTCCATCAAAAACACTGA
- a CDS encoding class I SAM-dependent methyltransferase produces the protein MADWKNKLAYCLSGQNRRKKFDYFMQVFSPDATTQILDVGAAEDEFSETDNLLERLYPHPGNLTVLGIDPYRKFRERYPAVRALVYDGREFPFPDQSFDLCWSNAVLEHVGNRDRQILFLKEIRRVARNAFVTTPNRFFPVEVHTRTPLLHLLPRPAFERYLHWVGKGWAAGDYMFLLSLRDVQELLRAAGIDHYLIRRNHLCGFTLDFVVMFGEKFEVRRQPQARVE, from the coding sequence ATGGCTGATTGGAAGAACAAACTCGCGTACTGTTTGAGCGGCCAAAACCGGCGCAAGAAATTCGATTATTTCATGCAGGTTTTTTCGCCGGACGCCACCACGCAAATACTCGACGTGGGCGCGGCGGAAGATGAATTCAGCGAAACCGACAACCTGCTCGAGCGGCTCTATCCGCACCCTGGCAACCTGACGGTGCTGGGCATCGATCCCTATCGGAAGTTCCGCGAGCGCTATCCGGCGGTGCGCGCGCTGGTGTATGACGGCCGCGAATTTCCGTTTCCGGATCAGAGCTTCGATTTGTGCTGGTCGAACGCCGTGCTCGAACACGTCGGCAACCGCGATCGGCAGATACTTTTTCTCAAGGAAATCCGGCGGGTGGCGCGCAACGCTTTTGTGACGACGCCGAACCGGTTTTTCCCGGTGGAAGTTCACACCCGCACACCGTTGCTGCACTTGCTGCCCAGGCCGGCCTTTGAACGATATCTGCATTGGGTGGGAAAAGGCTGGGCCGCGGGCGATTACATGTTTCTGCTTTCGCTGCGCGACGTGCAGGAATTGCTGCGCGCGGCGGGCATTGATCATTACCTCATCCGGCGCAATCATCTGTGCGGCTTCACCCTCGATTTCGTGGTGATGTTCGGCGAGAAATTCGAGGTGCGCCGGCAGCCGCAGGCGCGGGTGGAGTAG
- a CDS encoding NAD-dependent epimerase/dehydratase family protein, with protein MQDLTKPFHDKNVMITGGLGFIGSNLAIRLATAGARVTVVDSLIDDYGGNLFNLHGYEDRLRINIADVRTRPTMNYLVRGQHYIFNLAGQVSHIDSMENPYNDLEINCISQLSILEACRRFNPAVKIVFAGTRQQYGKPQYLPVDERHLMIPADVNGINKIAGEMYHLLYNNVYGIRACSLRLTNTYGPRMLMKHNRQGFIGVFIRQAINGECIKIFGDGKQRRDYNYVEDVVDAFLLAAADDRANGEAFNLGGLEVFSLLRFVEMLLEITGSGSYEIVPFPEEKKRIDIGDYYGNYEKLRSLLGWEPQVRLREGLERTVDYFRKYKQHYWPKDECSLS; from the coding sequence ATGCAAGACCTCACGAAGCCGTTTCATGACAAGAATGTCATGATCACTGGAGGGCTGGGATTTATAGGGTCCAACCTCGCGATTCGCCTGGCGACCGCCGGGGCGCGCGTGACCGTGGTCGATTCGCTGATCGACGACTACGGCGGCAACCTCTTCAACCTGCACGGCTATGAAGACCGCCTGCGCATCAACATCGCGGATGTGCGCACCCGCCCGACCATGAATTATCTCGTGCGCGGCCAGCATTACATCTTCAACCTCGCCGGCCAGGTCAGCCACATCGACAGCATGGAAAATCCCTACAATGACCTGGAGATCAACTGCATCAGCCAGTTGTCGATTCTCGAAGCCTGCCGGCGGTTCAATCCCGCCGTGAAGATCGTCTTTGCCGGCACGCGCCAGCAGTACGGCAAGCCGCAGTATCTGCCGGTGGACGAACGCCATCTCATGATTCCCGCCGACGTCAACGGCATCAACAAAATCGCGGGCGAAATGTATCACCTGCTCTACAACAACGTGTATGGCATCCGCGCCTGCTCGCTGCGGCTGACCAACACGTACGGCCCGCGCATGTTGATGAAGCACAACCGCCAGGGGTTCATCGGCGTGTTCATCCGCCAGGCGATCAACGGCGAGTGCATTAAAATTTTCGGCGACGGCAAGCAGCGCCGGGACTACAACTACGTGGAAGACGTGGTCGACGCCTTCCTGCTCGCCGCCGCCGATGATCGCGCCAACGGCGAAGCCTTCAACCTCGGCGGCCTGGAGGTGTTCAGCCTGCTGCGCTTCGTCGAGATGCTCCTCGAAATCACCGGCAGCGGCTCTTATGAAATCGTGCCCTTCCCCGAAGAAAAGAAGCGCATCGACATCGGCGATTATTACGGCAACTACGAGAAGCTCCGCAGCCTGCTGGGCTGGGAGCCGCAGGTGAGATTGCGCGAAGGCTTGGAGCGCACGGTCGACTATTTTCGCAAATACAAACAACATTACTGGCCCAAGGATGAATGTTCCCTTTCTTGA
- a CDS encoding glycosyltransferase family 2 protein, with protein MEHSTNGISLSIFFPVYNDWGTIGSMAALAIATAEQITSDYEVILVNDGSGESTVEVLNFLEKNFPQIRVVHHKKNRGYGGALKSGFAAATKEFVFYTDGDAQYDVRELKKLAAAMRSGIDIVNGYKIKRHDPWYRIVIGRFYHTVTKLAFGFTIRDVDCDFRLMRRSIFEKIHLEHSSGVICVEMIKKMHDAGCRFAEVPVTHFHRASGKSTFFRFRRIARVGLDLTQLWWRLVIKKESLSRQPVHARPHEAVS; from the coding sequence ATGGAACACAGCACGAACGGCATCAGTCTGTCGATCTTCTTTCCGGTCTACAACGACTGGGGAACGATTGGGAGCATGGCTGCTTTGGCAATCGCCACTGCCGAGCAGATCACCAGCGACTACGAAGTCATTCTCGTCAATGACGGCAGCGGCGAGAGCACCGTCGAAGTTCTCAACTTTCTGGAGAAGAACTTCCCGCAGATTCGCGTCGTCCACCACAAAAAGAATCGCGGGTACGGTGGTGCGCTGAAAAGCGGTTTTGCCGCCGCCACCAAGGAATTCGTCTTCTATACCGACGGCGATGCGCAATATGACGTACGCGAGCTCAAGAAGCTGGCGGCCGCCATGCGCTCGGGCATCGACATCGTCAACGGCTACAAGATCAAGCGGCACGATCCCTGGTATCGCATCGTCATCGGCCGGTTCTATCACACCGTCACCAAGTTGGCCTTCGGTTTCACCATTCGCGACGTCGATTGCGACTTTCGCCTAATGCGGCGCAGCATCTTCGAGAAGATTCATCTTGAGCACAGCAGCGGCGTCATCTGTGTCGAGATGATCAAAAAGATGCACGATGCCGGCTGCCGCTTCGCCGAAGTGCCGGTCACCCACTTTCATCGCGCCAGCGGCAAATCGACGTTCTTCCGGTTTCGCCGCATTGCGCGCGTCGGACTCGACCTCACCCAGCTTTGGTGGCGGCTCGTCATCAAGAAGGAATCCTTATCCCGACAGCCGGTTCATGCAAGACCTCACGAAGCCGTTTCATGA
- a CDS encoding glycosyltransferase family 4 protein translates to MKILMIDKYHFIKGGAERYFFELKRVLERHGHEVIPFAMQHPDNFPSAWSEHFVSNIEYNGHAGLRRLTAAPRIFGRMLYSTEAKARVERLVDQVKPDLVHLHMIDHQISPSILHVFQRHGIPVLQTCHQYKLVCPSYRLLVMRENRICEKCVNGCFYHAVLERCHKDSLAASAMVAAESYLHKWMKIYDVIRLFHVPSRFLGEKLLQSGVAAQRVWQQFYTIEMADFPYSPDSEDYFVYYGRLSEEKGILTLLRAMQKVKTSKLLIIGDGPQRPVLEQFAATHGLANVEFLGNRGARGLVTLVGRAKFVVVPSEWYDNSPLVIYESFSLGKPVIATRLGGMPELITDGLNGRLFDAKDDVTLTQLIHALLRDETKLKEMSRAARATAEREFDPEVHYQRIHAVYQRLLH, encoded by the coding sequence ATGAAGATTTTGATGATCGACAAATATCACTTCATCAAGGGCGGCGCCGAGCGCTATTTCTTCGAGCTCAAACGCGTGCTCGAGCGCCACGGCCATGAAGTGATTCCCTTCGCGATGCAGCATCCCGACAATTTTCCCTCGGCCTGGTCAGAGCATTTTGTCTCCAACATCGAGTACAACGGCCACGCCGGGCTGCGCCGCCTCACGGCCGCGCCGCGAATCTTCGGGCGCATGCTTTATTCCACCGAGGCCAAGGCCAGGGTCGAGCGCCTGGTCGATCAAGTGAAGCCGGATCTCGTGCATCTGCACATGATCGATCACCAAATCTCGCCTTCAATTCTGCACGTGTTTCAGCGCCACGGTATCCCGGTGTTGCAGACCTGCCATCAATACAAACTGGTCTGCCCGAGCTATCGCCTGCTGGTGATGCGGGAGAATCGTATTTGTGAGAAATGCGTGAACGGCTGTTTCTATCATGCCGTGCTCGAACGCTGCCACAAGGATTCACTCGCCGCCAGCGCCATGGTGGCGGCCGAATCCTACTTGCACAAGTGGATGAAGATCTATGATGTCATTCGCTTGTTTCACGTGCCCAGCCGCTTTCTCGGCGAGAAGCTGCTGCAAAGCGGCGTGGCGGCGCAACGCGTGTGGCAGCAATTCTACACCATCGAAATGGCGGATTTTCCCTATTCACCCGACAGCGAGGATTATTTCGTTTACTACGGCCGCCTCTCGGAGGAAAAGGGAATCCTGACGCTGCTGCGCGCGATGCAAAAGGTGAAGACTTCGAAGCTGCTGATCATCGGGGACGGACCGCAGCGGCCGGTGCTCGAACAATTCGCCGCGACGCATGGCCTTGCCAACGTCGAGTTTCTGGGAAACCGCGGCGCGCGGGGATTGGTGACGCTGGTGGGGCGGGCGAAATTCGTGGTGGTGCCGAGCGAATGGTATGACAACTCGCCGCTGGTGATCTATGAATCGTTTTCGCTGGGCAAGCCCGTGATTGCGACGCGGCTGGGCGGCATGCCGGAGTTGATTACCGACGGCCTCAACGGCCGCCTGTTCGACGCCAAAGATGACGTGACGTTAACACAGTTGATACATGCTCTGCTTCGGGATGAGACAAAATTGAAAGAAATGAGCCGGGCGGCACGCGCTACCGCCGAGCGGGAATTCGATCCTGAAGTACATTATCAACGCATACACGCGGTTTATCAGCGTTTGCTGCACTGA